Proteins encoded in a region of the Anopheles aquasalis chromosome 2, idAnoAquaMG_Q_19, whole genome shotgun sequence genome:
- the LOC126572160 gene encoding myosin regulatory light chain 2 yields the protein MSEKEKKVKKKKASSKDDTPADTPGADTPAAPTPSDSAAGSQRGSTRGSSSRKAKKAPSSVFVLFSQKQIAEFKEAFALMDNDKDGVIGKNDLRSTFDALGKLVSDKELDEMLGEAQGPLNFTQLLTLFANRMSGGGQDDDDVVINAFKAFDNNGKIDGEKFRFALTHWGQDKFTEDEVDDAFDQMVVDDKGYIDTASLISMLTGSEEEAEE from the exons ATG tctgagaaggagaagaaggtcaagaagaagaaggcgtcGTCCAAGGACGATACCCCGGCCGATACCCCCGGAGCAGACACCCCGGCAGCACCGACTCCCTCGGACTCGGCCGCTGGATCCCAGCGCGGCTCGACTCGCGGCTCGTCGTCCCGCAAGGCAAAGAAGGCCCCATCTTCGGTCTTCGTGCTCTTCTCCCAGAAGCAGATCGCCGAATTCAAGGAG GCTTTCGCGCTAATGGACAACGACAAGGATGGTGTCATCGGTAAGAACGATCTCCGTTCCACCTTCGATGCCCTCGGCAAGCTGGTGTCCGACAAGGAGTTGGACGAGATGCTTGGTGAGGCTCAGGGACCCCTCAACTTCACCCAGCTGCTGACGCTGTTCGCCAACCGCatgtccggtggtggccaggatgacgacgatgtcgTCATCAATGCCTTCAAGGCGTTCGACAACAACGGCAAGATCGATGGCGAGAAGTTCCGCTTCGCCCTGACCCACTGGGGCCAAGACAAGTTCACCGAGGACGAGGTTGATGATGCATTCGATCAGATGGTCGTGGACGATAAGGGCTACATCGATACCGCGTCCCTGATCTCGATGCTGACCGGTTCCGAGGAGGAGGCAGAGGAATAA
- the LOC126572158 gene encoding pyridoxal phosphate homeostasis protein, which translates to MIRRVMAGVDVKLGIRETLQKIDQVYAARSPTSNAPKPLLVAVSKTKPIELILDAYSVGQRHFGENYVQELVEKANDERILEQCKDIRWHFIGHLQSNKINKILNLPNLHMIQTVHSTKLAEGLNKAWEKLKAEHPETQAKLNVLVQINTSGEDEKNGVQPGDAVELYRYVLEKCPNLSCDGVMTIGRFGHDYSTGPNPDFGTLMKCHEQICCTFERDPAEVQVSMGMSDDFVQAIEEGSTIVRVGSSIFGARAKKPANA; encoded by the exons ATGATACGCAGAGTGATGGCCGGAGTGGACGTAAAGCTCGGCATCCGGGAAACGCTGCAGAAAATCGACCAGGTTTACGCTGCGCGATCGCCG ACGAGCAATGCACCGAAACCCTTGCTGGTGGCCGTGAGCAAAACGAAGCCCATCGAGCTCATTCTCGATGCATACTCCGTGGGGCAACGTCATTTCGGCGAGAACTATGTCCAAGAGCTGGTGGAGAAAGCAAACGATGAGCGGATCCTGGAACAATGCAAGGACATTCGATGGCACTTCATTGGCCACCTGCAGAGCAACAAAATCAATAAG ATACTGAATCTCCCGAACTTACACATGATCCAAACGGTGCACAGTACGAAGCTGGCCGAGGGATTGAACAAAGCATGGGAAAAGCTGAAAGCGGAACATCCGGAGACCCAAGCCAAGCTGAATGTGCTGGTGCAGATCAACACCAGCGGGGAGGATG AAAAGAATGGCGTACAGCCGGGAGATGCCGTGGAGCTATACCGGTACGTTCTGGAGAAGTGCCCCAATCTTAGCTGTGACGGGGTGATGACGATCGGGCGCTTCGGCCACGATTACAGCACTGGCCCGAATCCGGACTTTGGTACGCTGATGAAATGCCACGAGCAGATCTGCTGCACGTTCGAGCGCGACCCGGCCGAAGTGCAGGTGTCGATGGGCATGTCGGATGATTTTGTACAAGCG ATTGAAGAGGGCAGTACGATAGTGCGCGTGGGCAGTTCTATTTTCGGTGCTAGGGCCAAGAAACCGGCCAATGCGTGA
- the LOC126572163 gene encoding outer dense fiber protein 3B-like, protein MSRSVGPGPGHYGLPSTFGYEHHDPRKDRKPMFSMRGRYAINVESVGPGPAGAYEISKLTRHGRPHNQEHTLRMRLQQPKQDAIPGPNADFGNIQVLRPKAPSYSMRPRTIYPCDNC, encoded by the exons ATGAGTCGATCTGTTGGTCCCGGTCCTGGCCACTATGGTTTGCCAAGCACCTTCGGCTACGAGCATCACGATCCACGAAAGGATCGAAAACCGATGTTCTCGATGAGAGGCCGTTATGCCATCAACGTTGAATCGGTTGGCCCTGGTCCTGCTGGAGCGTACGAGATATCGAAGCTAACCCGACACGGACGTCCCCATAATCAGGAGCATACGCTGCGTATGCGATTGCAACAGCCAAAACAGGACGCGATTCCGGGGCCGAACGCAGATTTCGGAAACATCCAAGTGCTGCGCCCAAAAGCACCAAGCTATTCGAT gAGGCCACGGACAATTTATCCTTGCGATAACTGCTGA
- the LOC126572159 gene encoding outer dense fiber protein 3-B-like: MNRSIGPGPASYSLPTSIGSNNGDPRKVRNPVYTIRPRTAFKHETLGPGPADYEVSKLTRTGRPHQPMYSMRSRWQPSKQDSVPDPQAYHPSVNKERTPAYSFGLRLETLNKNQVPGPNEYQADMRVIRPRAPCYSMRPLTKGTTTSYGPGPAGYALPNRDLTHKRSPNYTIRNAFATVGDRTPCPGPAHYGLMGRLVGKSAPCYSFGIRHADWTSPMIVPGDSC, translated from the exons atgaaCCGCTCCATTGGACCCGGACCAGCCAGCTACAGCTTACCAACGTCGATAGGGAGCAATAATGGTGACCCGCGAAAGGTACGTAACCCGGTCTACACGATACGACCACGTACGGCTTTCAAACACGAAACGCTGGGCCCTGGACCTGCTGACTACGAGGTTTCGAAACTAACGCGAACCGGACGTCCTCATCAACCGATGTACTCGATGCGTAGTAGGTGGCAACCATCGAAACAAGATTCAGTGCCTGATCCCCAGGCATATCATCCTTCTGTGAACAAAGAACGAACTCCAGCATACAGTTTCGGGCTGCGGCTAGAAACACTTAACAAAAATCAAGTTCCCGGTCCAAACGAATATCAAGCGGACATGCGCGTGATTCGACCAAGAGCTCCGTGCTACTCGAT GCGACCTTTGACCAAAGGAACGACCACATCCTACGGCCCTGGACCTGCTGGTTATGCTCTACCAAATCGCGATCTAACCCACAAGCGATCCCCAAATTATACGATTCGAAACGCTTTCGCCACCGTTGGTGATCGAACTCCTTGTCCGGGACCAGCTCATTATGGACTGATGGGCCGGTTGGTGGGCAAATCAGCTCCCTGCTACAGTTTCGGGATACGGCACGCGGACTGGACGAGTCCGATGATTGTGCCGGGGGATAGTTGCTGA